One Zeugodacus cucurbitae isolate PBARC_wt_2022May chromosome 3, idZeuCucr1.2, whole genome shotgun sequence genomic region harbors:
- the LOC105218217 gene encoding uncharacterized protein LOC105218217 — translation MEMHIYFYFQLIISFQVCLSHVRPDAANVVPFAPATPPKASKCAQHKSASTVPKNALQFRLPFMDMNIQNERNLHIMQESSKQQLFILHGNELYVLIVSGEEKRVSLVGMLAGGVRQHEPIGAEVIAWRNYLLLVIALEEYLEIYQLNAVVLAQNAEAAKLGQVVSDTTTNFEPIQQLTINGRFRKLFLFNVAEGQIMLLTAVNYTKLQSKLRTFVWSNTFFELVEDLTIPAVHVLEIVGTTPKFLLSGRLIKHQGRTIVVVYEVDANDLHLRNRQTLTVPSSTIHAYTFRGRNYLIGCAAQQQKCNTFWMKRDELQFSLYRQFNGKELAFERFRAGQHFLVGTYQRAVNIYPTARMDCYASYTAKESEVSEIIAHVSQLNESYVLLSYRRPFNTLLRIFEVEAADGQRLGAPAALNETMLEDLNALQQHRHLFEGTIQRLRSLLLQRKTAMDTFRKAALILRPKIKTLKAPHPVRLHAGNIGIVKIVGASLQSPVQLLRRVAELRAPQRSARFMRATYQKPAFVLDMPRVARIRRLHVGNLVYNGSLLPGFHLDNTSSARQPILSIRSAIRTKVLSTSQLLTRQSFRNARENTERSHNAPLRVGDLIAERINNVSVTEFLNSLFLRNRDRKLKGGLKLYAETKVDSLWTPLLNDLVVAQIFNLKEPQIVSTKIKIESMDVKDMQVDLVNGLNLIEDVAFSGRDDLIEGPVEIKQMNIAGDLLVDYQPKVERTNDDMDSQFRQFYTGKVIINGTLVIDNLELDNDMATGVFVSGKSFARSILGDTYLLQNTPQDIGTAVHFENAKVTTPKLTTNWLNDHPTTQHLLTTGHQMHETPLLLIFMQAKVDGDVICKAYKSKLLELSEDVVRQGDTTNITGLKIFEAPLIVEHLTAAKLNDLHASDLVLKSQLKNAYHFHGNKSFDKLVVTKDAYVDQALNYTYLNELNVNAPLKRDHFFKYLHLPYHLQTTNIVLHKINGISFDKIFDRLSVEHEKLVLHKDLLVKGNVAFLENLQVDTINDITWTDYVSDLVRINENAVINGSTIFMQGLTVQKTLKTPTINNIDMLEVFSNVLLKSKPQQITGNYTFGNLRLTNLDVDTINDVSTKTFIDTRNEALTLSGDLILPKLTVQGDVNGKFENSFRYATLNEQLQQLSHRRWRNLVVHGNAYWNESSTSSTKQYEELQYLYRHAVRRSADQIISGTVYMTQPLISRMRTRNTFPKGVDLNYIARDCLLKYTTSPQTITSGKLFHKPLRLQRAVVNGPLRISTLNTIDVPRFHASLYRISSDMPIEGPLHFKIPPIVGQLLVQGLVNGMPTAQIYTTSHGLMPPVKMYSLVVDEDLEIGDVNDMSLDYLLSNRIKLHGEPQDVQGFLVFENLILNNETLLQSINGIPIDDMVFRKSGHVQVIDGPKEIAGDLILNGPTHVLNLNGARLIDMYKQSILTMANYHFDNLTIDEGTFVKGLVLVGNMPLKTKGRTMQADDTSEKLEDMSQVEAELEDLIELEDTAAYREELTDVVNELAKLLSAQNASLTTNHNNQSSQQHLLYLDFDFSTEVLRQYANESVDETLLFDLQHITMCEHRMLQLQYSAESRRLFITNVTMSSLTARTDTIWVKAQNYCGDRYKKVKSKVTVNGRKVANIFGMKKFIESLELFVSAKQNTFLLLHAIDETRNRNEVRMLRINDERNDIADWQTIPFGVGKSMRLFKFENLTVLISNALVNNQHAVSIYHFHSATEHFKLAQVIDGPFDVLEMVAVQPQRYQLLLSCHKCHNINVYELTGTTVSSYKLMQIIKLPMRIDKLHAFTMGDGELYLLSLGEQQQDFYHLHRYAYIQGWVHSTFGYFRNIQLAVPLSGALSSANANDLLLLLCGGVETDRCSVVRAFKQ, via the exons ATGGAAatgcatatttacttttatttccaattaattATCTCATTTCAAGTG TGTCTAAGTCATGTGCGCCCTGATGCCGCCAATGTGGTGCCCTTTGCACCCGCAACTCCACCAAAAGCGTCGAAATGTGCGCAACACAAATCTGCGTCAACTGTTCCAAAAAATGCTTTGCAATTTCGTTTGCCTTTCATGGATATGAATATACAAAACGAACGCAATTTGCATATAATGCAAGAAAGTTCAAAGCAACAACTTTTCATACTACATGGCAATGAGTTGTACGTGCTGATCGTGAGTGGCGAGGAAAAGCGTGTTTCCTTGGTTGGCATGCTGGCTGGCGGTGTGCGGCAACATGAACCGATCGGCGCCGAG gTGATCGCTTGGCGCAATTATTTGTTGCTTGTGATAGCTTTGGAAGAATATTTGGAGATTTATCAGCTGAATGCCGTGGTATTGGCGCAAAATGCTGAAGCGGCGAAGCTGGGTCAAGTTGTGAGCGATACTACAACCAATTTCGAACCCATACAACAGCTAACTATAAATGGTAGATTTCGTAAACTATTCCTCTTCAATGTCGCCGAGGGCCAAATCATGCTTTTAACGGCCGTGAATTATACAAAACTACAATCGAAGTTACG TACATTTGTGTGGTCGAATACATTCTTTGAGTTGGTGGAAGATCTTACAATACCCGCTGTACACGTGTTGGAAATCGTTGGTACGACACCGAAATTTTTGTTAAGTGGACGTCTTATAAAGCACCAAGGCCgg ACCATAGTCGTTGTTTACGAAGTGGACGCCAACGATTTACATTTACGCAATCGTCAAACACTTACGGTGCCCTCGAGCACCATACATGCTTATACTTTTCGCGGACGGAATTATCTGATTGGTTGTGCGGCACAACAACAGAAATGCAATACATTTTGGATGAAGCGCGATGAGTTACAATTCTCATTATACCGGCAATTTAATGGTAAAGAACTGGCTTTCGAACGCTTTCGTGCGGGTCAACATTTTTTGGTGGGCACATATCAGCGAGCGGTGAATATTTATCCAACCGCGCGTATGGACTGCTATGCGAGCTATACGGCTAAGGAAAGCGAAGTCAGTGAAATAATCGCACATGTCAGTCAGCTGAATGAATCATATGTGCTGCTCAGTTATCGGCGTCCGTTCAACACTTTGTTGCGCATTTTCGAAGTTGAAGCGGCGGATGGACAACGATTGGGTGCGCCGGCGGCTTTGAATGAAACAATGCTTGAAG ATTTAAATGCGTTACAACAACATCGTCACCTATTCGAAGGAACCATACAGCGGCTTCGCAGCTTATTGTTGCAACGAAAGACCGCTATGGATACTTTTCGCAAAGCCGCGCTTATTCTACGTCctaaaattaaaactttgaaGGCACCCCATCCTGTACGTCTACATGCTGGTAATATAGGCATCGTAAAAATTGTCGGTGCCTCACTGCAGAGTCCAGTGCAATTGTTAAGGCGTGTGGCAGAGTTACGTGCGCCTCAACGTAGTGCGCGTTTTATGCGTGCCACATACCAAAAGCCTGCTTTTGTGCTTGATATGCCACGTGTGGCACGGATTCGCCGACTACACGTGGGTAATCTTGTGTACAATGGTTCGCTACTACCGG GTTTCCACTTGGATAATACTTCAAGTGCTCGACAGCCAATACTCTCCATACGCTCTGCTATACGTACCAAAGTCCTCAGCACATCGCAGTTACTAACGCGGCAATCCTTTCGAAATGCACGTGAAAATACTGAAAGATCTCACAATGCGCCACTTAGGGTTGGCGATCTAATCGCGGAGCGCATCAACAATGTGTCGGTAACTGAATTTTTGAACTCCTTATTTTTACGTAATCGCGACCGTAAACTGAAAGGTGGTCTCAAACTGTATGCTGAAACGAAAGTGGACTCACTATGGACACCGTTACTAAATGATTTAGTAGTGGCGCAAATTTTCAACCTGAAAGAACCACAGATTGTGAGCACGAAAATCAAGATAGAGTCCATGGATGTAAAAGACATGCAGGTGGATTTGGTGAATGGCTTGAATTTAATCGAGGATGTAGCTTTCAGTGGCCGTGATGACTTAATTGAag GCCCAGTTGAAATTAAACAAATGAACATTGCCGGTGATCTGTTAGTGGATTACCAACCGAAAGTGGAGCGTACCAACGATGATATGGACTCACAATTTCGACAGTTCTACACAGGCAAAGTTATCATTAACGGTACTTTAGTGATCGATAATTTAGAACTTGATAACGACATGGCAACTGGAGTATTTGTGAGTGGTAAATCGTTTGCTAGATCGATCTTGGGAGATACTTACTTGTTACAAAATACACCACAG GATATAGGCACAGCTGTCCATTTCGAAAATGCCAAAGTAACCACACCCAAGCTGACAACGAATTGGTTAAATGATCATCCTACCACACAACATTTACTAACCACTGGTCACCAAATGCACGAAACACCGCTTTTACTCATATTTATGCAAGCCAAAGTTGATGGTGACGTTATATGTAAGGCATATAAATCGAAGTTACTGGAGTTATCCGAGGATGTTGTACGTCAGGGTGACACTACAAATATAACCGGGCTCAAAATATTCGAGGCACCACTCATCGTAGAGCACTTAACAGCAGCGAAGTTAAATGATTTGCACGCAAGTGACTTGGTGCTGAAGTCACAACTAAAGAATGCATATCACTTTCACGGCAACAAATCTTTCGATAAATTGGTGGTTACTAAAGACGCATACGTAGACCAGGCTTTAAATTATACCTATTTGAATGAGTTAAATGTAAATGCACCATTGAAACGTGATCACTTCTTCAAGTATCTGCATCTGCCGTATCACCTACAAACAACTAACATCGTCTTACATAAGATCAATGGTATCTCCTTCGATAAGATCTTCGACAGATTGTCCGTGGAGCATGAGAAGTTAGTGCTGCATAAAGATTTGCTAGTCAAGGGAAATGTGGCATTCTTAGAGAATTTGCAGGTGGACACCATAAATGACATAACATGGACAGACTACGTATCGGATTTGGTGCGTATAAATGAGAATGCCGTAATAAATGGTTCCACAATATTCATGCAAGGACTAACCGTGCAAAAGACGCTGAAAACGcctacaataaataatattgacatGCTTGAGGTCTTCAGCAATGTGCTCTTAAAGTCCAAACCTCAACAAATAACCGGAAATTACACTTTCGGCAATTTACGTTTAACAAATCTGGATGTAGATACCATAAATGATGTGTCCACAAAGACATTTATCGATACGCGCAACGAAGCGCTTACCTTGAGTGGTGATCTCATTTTACCAAAGCTCACGGTGCAAGGCGATGTAAATGGTAAATTTGAGAATTCGTTCCGTTACGCTACTCTGAATGAGCAATTGCAGCAGCTATCGCATAGACGTTGGCGCAATTTAGTCGTGCATGGTAATGCGTATTGGAATGAGTCTTCCACCAGCAGCACGAAACAATACGAAGAGTTGCAATATCTCTACAGGCATGCGGTGAGACGCAGCGCTGATCAAATCATCTCGGGTACTGTCTATATGACACAACCGTTAATAAGTAGAATGCGTACGCGCAACACATTTCCCAAAGGTGTGGATCTAAACTACATAGCACGCGATTGTCTATTAAAATATACCACGTCGCCGCAGACGATAACCAGTGGCAAGTTGTTCCATAAGCCGTTGCGTTTACAGCGCGCTGTGGTCAACGGCCCACTGCGTATTAGCACGCTGAATACAATCGATGTGCCACGTTTTCATGCGTCCCTATATCGCATCTCAAGTGATATGCCGATTGAGGGTCCATTGCATTTCAAAATACCACCCATCGTCGGACAATTGCTGGTACAGGGTCTGGTTAATGGCATGCCCACTGCGCAAATATATACTACTTCGCATGGTTTGATGCCACCGGTAAAAATGTATAGCTTGGTGGTGGATGAAGACTTAGAAATCGGTGATGTGAACGATATGAGTCTCGACTATTTGCTGTCCAATCGCATAAAGTTGCACGGCGAACCGCAGGATGTGCAAGGCTTTTTGGTGTTTGAAAACCTTATTTTGAATAACGAAACGCTGCTGCAGTCCATTAATGGTATACCAATCGATGATATGGTGTTTAGAAAAAGCGGTCACGTGCAAGTGATTGATGGCCCAAAGGAGATCGCTGGCGATCTTATACTCAACGGACCCACGCATGTTTTAAACTTGAATGGTGCACGTTTGATAGATATGTATAAACAGAGCATTCTCACTATGGCGAATTATCATTTCGATAATCTCACCATTGATGAGGGCACATTTGTAAAGGGTTTGGTGCTCGTTGGCAACATGCCGTTGAAAACTAAAGGTAGAACCATGCAAGCTGATGACACAAGTGAAAAACTTGAAGACATGTCGCAAGTAGAAGCAGAACTAGAAGACCTGATTGAGTTGGAAGATACTGCGGCCTACCGCGAAGAATTAACCGATGTCGTAAACGAGTTGGCCAAACTGCTGAGCGCACAGAATGCCAGTTTGACTACTAACCACAACAACCAGAGTAGCCAGCAGCATTTGCTTTATCTGGATTTCGATTTTAGCACTGAAGTGCTGCGACAATATGCCAACGAAAGTGTGGATGAGACCTTACTATTCGATCTGCAGCACATAACTATGTGCGAGCATCGCATGCTACAGCTGCAGTACTCTGCCGAGAGTCGTCGGCTGTTCATCACCAATGTGACAATGAGCTCTTTAACGGCACGTACGGACACGATTTGGGTGAAGGCGCAAAACTATTGCGGCGATCgctacaagaaagtgaagagTAAAGTTACGGTGAACGGGCGTAAAGTGGCGAACATTTTCGGCATGAAAAAGTTCATCGAGAGCTTAGAATTATTTGTGAGCGCCAAGCAAAACACTTTTCTACTGCTGCATGCCATCGATGAGACACGCAATCGCAATGAGGTGCGCATGTTGCGCATCAACGATGAACGCAACGATATCGCCGATTGGCAGACGATACCGTTTGGTGTGGGCAAGTCAATGCGGCTcttcaaattcgaaaatttgacGGTATTAATTAGTAATGCGCTCGTGAATAATCAACATGCTGTCAGCATTTATCATTTCCACTCCGCAACAGAGCACTTCAAGCTCGCGCAGGTCATTGACGGTCCATTTGATGTGTTGGAAATGGTTGCGGTGCAGCCACAACGCTATCAATTGCTGCTCAGCTGCCACAAATGTCATAACATCAACGTTTATGAATTGACTGGCACAACTGTGAGCTCGTATAAACTAatgcaaattattaaattgcCGATGCGCATCGATAAATTGCACGCATTCACCATGGGGGATGGTGAATTATACCTCTTGAGTTTGGGCGAGCAGCAGCAGGATTTCTATCATCTGCACAGATATGCCTACATACAGGGTTGGGTGCACAGCACTTTCGGCTATTTCCGTAACATACAGTTGGCGGTGCCgttgagtggcgcgctctcctCAGCAAACGCTAAtgatttgttgctattgttgtgcgGTGGCGTTGAAACCGATAGATGCAGTGTAGTGCGTGCATTTAAACAGTAA
- the LOC105218212 gene encoding uricase, with translation MFTRKLHNADSSKVSKISDPEAPNYRMGDYGYGKQGVRVFQLKKDGPVHSVTEFKVNSHMRLRTHKEYYDADNSDIIGSDVQENTIYVHAQRHGLRTAEEFALTLTEHFLEKYEQAEESNVIVEELAWDRFGEQERQGYYKDKQHNHAFMRNSNGTHSCEVVRTRNGPPLLIGNFYGLRIVKTARAPFTGYVKGDMFSEGDMHDRILCTDINARWQYSKVVDIDFTTHWLKVRDLILRSFAGDPEQGVVITSVQYAAYTAERAVLDAMPEICSISISFPNYRHFPFDFSRFPPIEPKADVIICNPAETPLGLGYAQLDRLEK, from the exons ATGTTCACACGTAAATTGCATAATGCTGATTCCAGCAAAGTTTCGAAAATATCAGATCCTGAAGCGCCCAATTACCGAATGGGCGATTATGGTTATGGCAAGCAGGGAGTGCGTGTGTTTCAACTGAAGAAGGATGGACCCGTCCACAGTGTGACCGAATTCAAAGTAAATTCTCATATGCGTCTACGCACACACAAGGAATACTATGACG CGGACAATTCGGATATCATTGGTAGTGATGTGCAAGAGAATACCATTTATGTGCATGCTCAACGACATGGTCTGCGTACAGCTGAAGAATTTGCGCTCACACTTACCGAACATTTCCTGGAGAAATATGAGCAAGCCGAAGAGTCGAACGTGATTGTGGAAGAATTGGCGTGGGATCGTTTTGGTGAGCAAGAGCGCCAGGGCTACTACAAGGATAAGCAACACAATCATGCCTTCATGCGAAATTCGAATGGCACGCACAGTTGTGAAGTTGTGAGAACACGGA ACGGTCCACCACTTTTGATTGGCAATTTCTATGGCTTGCGCATCGTGAAGACCGCACGTGCGCCCTTTACTGGCTATGTTAAGGGCGATATGTTCTCCGAAGGTGATATGCACGATCGCATTTTGTGTACGGATATAAACGCGCGCTGGCAATACAGTAAAGTGGTAGATATTGACTTCACGACACATTGGTTGAAAGTACGCGACTTGATATTGCGTTCGTTTGCTGGTGATCCTGAACAAGGTGTAGTCATCACTAGTGTCCAGTATGCGGCCTATACTGCAGAGCGCGCTGTGCTCGATGCAATGCCCGAGATTTGCAGCATTTCGATAAGTTTTCCAAATTATAGACATTTTCCATTTGATTTCTCACGCTTTCCCCCGATTGAACCGAAAGCCGATGTCATAATTTGTAATCCAGCGGAAACACCATTGGGTTTGGGATATGCGCAATTAGACCGTttggaaaaatga
- the LOC105218213 gene encoding uncharacterized protein LOC105218213, which translates to MTSEINTNRLNLPNMVDRQLKEVSLPVETYFSPNILAGKRKVPEEKPFKAEISASFNDIVASVHHKLRNRKARKVEKPEISEEKLPNETPAEKPPENLSNVKSEMVETKADPKASLPKAPTPLKATSIPQIKAARAQKQQQRMRRTVHNFADCNDPISYRRLLEVQKQKRILEEMLIENERMDRDRQSMALEIQALREYMNDLGHKLDSYSKRLSTKSIIRNDPMLKPKLSLKPQPLNGVNCKKALSPIRKVYAPQSILKNTNSTSKSTNQTINTAKSPVRNNRSPIRNSVSPSRITKR; encoded by the exons ATGACATCTGAAATCAATACGAATCGCTTAAATTTACCGAACATGGTTGATCGACAGCTAAAAGAGGTCTCATTGCCCGTTGAAACGTACTTCAGTCCCAATATTTTAGCGGGAAAGCGGAAAGTGCCCGAGGAAAAACCGTTTAAAGCTGAAATAAGCGCATCATTCAATGACATCGTTGCATCAGTGCATCACAAATTAAGAA ATCGAAAAGCACGAAAAGTTGAAAAGCCCGAAATCAGTGAGGAAAAATTGCCAAATGAGACGCCAGCAGAAAAACCGCCAGAAAATCTTTCAAACGTAAAATCAGAAATGGTGGAAACTAAAGCGGATCCAAAGGCCAGTCTACCGAAGGCGCCTACACCCTTAAAAGCAACATCCATACCACAAATAAAAGCGGCACgcgcacaaaagcaacaacagcgtaTGCGTCGCACAGTACATAATTTTGCGGATTGCAATGATCCCATAAGTTATAGGCGACTACTGGAGGTGCAGAAACAGAAGAGAATCCTAGAAGAAATGCTTATAGAAAACGAACGCATGGATCGTGATCGCCAATCTATGGCTTTGGAGATCCAAGCGCTGCGCGAATATATGAATGATTTGGGACACAAATTGGATAGCTACTCCAAAAGATTATCTACGAAATCTATAATACGCAATGACCCTATGCTGAAACCCAAACTGAGCTTAAAGCCACAGCCGTTGAATGGTGTGAACTGCAAGAAAGCGCTTAGTCCGATAAGGAAAGTGTATGCACCTCAatcgatattaaaaaatacgaaTTCGACATCGAAATCAACAAATCAAACCATAAACACTGCGAAAAGCCCTGTGCGAAATAATCGTAGTCCGATACGTAATTCGGTCAGTCCATCCCGTATTACAAAGCGTTGa
- the LOC105218214 gene encoding bromodomain-containing protein 7, with protein sequence MGSSKKHKKHKSERREKYEEYSNSMDPSQLQRGLKLILKVGSNSTPEYSGDSPLAGPPTAVEAMMSAAPSSPMAQDDQPDEYHGEKHKKSKKKKKKKDREKKHKHHKEKRHRSERHEQNSAEYRDVSAELPNEECKMEDEVPTTAATVPVAQRSPRNAVPPIVDGGDSSQDGFSFMEDGDSQPLPENIHLYANITTDNSPSCRPVSKPIVPRKCDDILLDSPASSSMQSSSFGAAAIGGVSPTKPLQDLLIPSPSASTAASTPGGTSSFAALTPKPLEAPKTPSSSSESGREPRTCVLKLKQQKSPLNKLLDHLLRFLEKRDPHQFFAWPVTDDIAPGYSSIITKPMDFSTIRQKIDDSEYSTLTEFTDDFKLMCENAIRYNHVDTVYHKAAKRLLQVGTKHLMPENLIRSLKPLSGYLRDLTARELGFDLQGDFGNYDHHAAIDSADEGASTGAEEPTPAQLEEEEKRRALRLENEPKTRFEPYVDDLTSEEILAQVQGAALAAKKRLSAKEKAHKMGFLRQNRDGTTSLNLLIKDENEGPEKVVTLGEVVGKLQSGSGQLFTAREDKRNDAKMVKPLNYGAFASFAPSFDSRFSNLSREETQLVMRTYGDATSTEYAESILEFTKNSNYALTLANGLLDMLTNGEHSKTMSDLYDMQVQNHEQNEVFKCFSACGGFGGLQTVNTVSETREQIEEEYEKYKNTRIDFNRLRTLKDLGIDIDFLDNIESEMKNFELTRRLQEHLSNNLNLIEKLRATQHERLSQPLPQHLAFVPQAGAEELHLAHQITQQLSDAAKKLPPSAVVDPYSLRKAMGMSNVGLPPPPQPANQRVTLPEVLQQPVSMPQIQLASQNSTISISSEDPSNVPGTGMRMEIDDEELREILESGNSDLNAPTSTDENPWL encoded by the exons ATGGGATCGTCTAAAAAGCATAAGAAGCACAAATCGGAGCGAAGAGAAAAATATGAAG aatatagCAACAGTATGGATCCTTCTCAACTCCAACGTGGTTTGAAATTAATTCTAAAGGTTGGCTCTAATTCCACACCAGAATACAGTGGCGATTCTCCGCTTGCCGGTCCGCCGACTGCCGTAGAGGCAATGATGTCTGCAGCGCCAAGTAGCCCCATGGCACAAGATGACCAACCGGATGAATATCATGGGGAAAAGCACAAAAAatccaagaagaagaagaaaaagaaggaCCGAGAAAAGAAGCATAAACATCACAAAGAAAAACGACACCGGAGCGAACGGCATGAACAAAATAGTGCCGAATATCGAGATGTTTCTGCCGAGTTGCCTAATGAAGAGTGTAAAATGGAAGATGAGGTTCCAACGACAGCTGCTACTGTACCTGTTGCACAACGTAGCCCTAGAAATGCGGTGCCACCAATTGTTGATGGTGGCGATTCGAGCCAAGATGGTTTCAGTTTTATGGAAGATGGAGATTCGCAACCATTGCCAGAAAATATACATCTTTATGCAAATATCACAACTGACAATTCACCATCTTGTCGACCAGTGTCAAAGCCGATAGTGCCACGAAAATGCGATGATATTTTATTAGACTCACCTGCATCCTCTTCGATGCAATCTTCATCATTTGGTGCAGCGGCAATTGGAGGAGTCAGTCCAACTAAACCTTTACAAGAC ttattaATTCCGTCACCATCAGCCTCGACGGCAGCATCAACTCCCGGTGGTACTAGTTCATTTGCTGCGCTTACACCAAAGCCATTAGAGGCACCAAAAACACCAAGCTCATCAAGTGAATCAGGTCGAGAACCACGTACTTGTGTACTTAAACTGAAACAACAAAAGTCTCCTTTGAATAAGTTATTAGATCATTTATTACGTTTTCTTGAAAAACGTGATCCTCATCAGTTTTTTGCATGGCCTGTTACTGACGACATAGCACCCGGTTATTCTTCAATAATTACTAAACCGATGGATTTTTCTACCATACGTCAAAAGATCGACGATAGTGAGTACAGCACTTTGACAGAATTCACTGATGATTTCAAGTTGATGTGCGAGAATGCCATCCGTTATAACCATGTTGATACCGTTTATCATAAGGCCGCAAAACGGCTGCTACAAGTGGGCACGAAACATCTCATGCCTGAAAATTTAATACGGAGTCTTAAACCGTTATCGGGTTACTTGCGTGACCTAACAGCGCGAGAACTAGGTTTCGATTTACAAGGTGATTTTGGTAATTACGATCACCATGCTGCTATTGACTCGGCAGATGAGGGCGCCTCCACCGGAGCCGAAGAGCCAACTCCTGCACAATTAGAAGAGGAGGAAAAACGACGTGCACTTCGTCTGGAAAATGAACCAAAAACACGTTTTGAACCCTATGTAGATGATCTAACTTCCGAAGAGATACTGGCACAAGTGCAAGGAGCGGCACTAGCTGCCAAAAAGAGACTATCTGCTAAAGAGAAAGCCCATAAAATGGGTTTCTTGCGGCAGAATAGAGATGGAACCACCTCGTTAAATTTACTTATTAAAGATGAAAATGAGGGACCAGAAAAGGTGGTTACGCTTGGTGAAGTAGTGGGCAAATTGCAGTCTGGCTCCGGACAATTGTTTACTGCGCGAGAAGATAAACGCAATGACGCGAAAATGGTGAAACCACTCAATTACGGCGCATTTGCTTCATTTGCTCCAAGCTTTGATTCacgattttcaaatttaagccGAGAAGAAACTCAATTGGTTATGCGAACTTATG GTGATGCTACAAGCACAGAGTATGCTGAAAGCATATTGGAATTcaccaaaaattcaaattatgcacTAACTCTGGCTAATGGCCTCTTGGACATGCTGACTAATGGTGAGCACAGTAAAACCATGTCAGATCTTTATGATATGCAAGTACAAAACCACGAACAGAATGAAGTATTCAAGTGCTTTAGTGCATGCGGTGGATTTGGTGGTCTTCAAACTGTTAACACAGTATCTGAGACGCGCGAACAAATTGAGGAAGAATatgaaaagtacaaaaacaCGCGTATTGATTTCAATCGCTTACGTACCCTCAAAGATCTGGGCATTGATATCGATTTTTTGGATAACATCGAATCTGAAATGAAAAACTTCGAATTGACTCGTCGTCTACAGGAGCATTTAAGCAATAATCTaaacttaattgaaaaattacgtGCTACCCAACATGAGCGATTGTCGCAACCATTGCCTCAACATTTGGCTTTTGTGCCACAAGCCGGTGCTGAGGAACTGCATCTGGCACACCAAATCACACAGCAACTCAGTGATGCTGCTAAGAAACTACCACCATCGGCCGTAGTAGATCCATACAGTCTTCGCAAAGCGATGGGAATGTCCAATG TTGGTCTACCACCTCCTCCTCAACCTGCCAATCAGCGTGTCACATTGCCAGAAGTCCTTCAACAACCAGTATCAATGCCTCAAATACAACTAGCTTCACAAAATTCCACTATTAGTATCTCAAGTGAAGATCCATCTAATGTTCCTGGCACTGGTATGCGTATGGAAATAGATGATGAGGAATTACGAGAAATTCTGGAAAGCGGCAACAGCGATTTAAATGCACCCACCAGTACCGATGAAAATCCTTGGTTATAG